ataaaaaaaaaaattattttatttaagataaataatttattcagtAAAGCAAAATATGACAATTTATTTAGTCTAATAAATGAACTAATCTTAatacaacaattttaatttgattagttttatttaaatttattaccaATTGAGGTAaattatgtgtttgtttttaaataattattatctgctttaagaaattaacattaatgtgtaataaactttaaaaaaatgtttatcttccattttttttttataaatttaaaatacttaaaaattcatttaattccaACTTCATATtaacattgatttttttaattttttatttataaattattaaaactaaataatactGAAAAGAGTTACTATAGTTCAAAGTGAACATAGATTACATCCACATTTAAACCATGGATGCCATTAGATAgtgtaaacaaaatataatttttcatatacttGAAAAAATAGTATTTCACTACAGTTCAGTATATAAAACTGTCACATACCATAAAAATGGAAAACCTAAAATAGGAACATGGGTTCTATAACAGTGCAGAAAAATTGTATCTAACTCTGAAACTCAACAGCTAAAATAAGTGCAGCCAAAAGGAAAACTGCCCCCTAAACGTCATCTAGTAATTTTGTGAATAATCAAAGCTCAATGGGCGTTGACCGAATGGAGCCTGCAAAGCAGCAAAAAACAATTAGATAACACAATCACTATTCTACAatcaaaaggaaacaaaatgtGCCAACCCTCTTCATGGaacatataaatgaaataattttattaactttgcCTGAATGTACATCTATTTCATTCACCTTCCTCTAAAAAACAATTTGATCAGTACAAGTTTAATGAATAAACCACTCAAACAATGCAAAATCTATAAGCAGTATGTAACaaggaattgaaaaaaaaaatgcataagcAACAgccaaagagaaaaaaaattataagataatcATACAGTGTCATTTATGATGTTTTGATGTTCAAATAATAGGAAATAAACACCATTGTTCTCAttcaacatcaaaataaaattatttgctGTAGATTACCTGGAAAATAGCATGTCTGAATTGGTCATATGAATGTGCATACATCATTGAAGCACTTGGCCACTGCAGGTAAGCAACATCACTAGATGCCTGATTCAATCCCGTGACACCAAAAGGGTTCATCATAGGACTTGAAGGAGGTCCATAGCCAATCGAAGCTTGATTTGGTGGCATCTGACTCAGTTGATTAAAAGCAGTGTCATAATGCGTGAATGGAGGTTGAACTTGTTGCAAATTAAAAGGTATCAAGTTAAGGGAAGAAGGTGGAATACTCCTGGCATACCTGCATTGGTATTGAGATACAATATGATAAACAAACTTCacaataaaagttaataatcaACTAAAATAACCAGCTCAGTTAAAATTGGGTAGAAAGTTGAAAAGGGAGCAGCTGagttaaaaacatgaaaatctTCTGAGGGGtcgaaaagagagaaaaaaacagGCAAGTTGAAAAATGCCCCAATTTCCATAATGTTTAAGGGCACGACTGAATATTAGGTTTCACAAGGGCTTCAACTGCAACGCAAAACTGCCTCACACAATCAAATATTACGATAAAATGTCTGAAAAACTTAGTCGTGTGGCTCTAACTGTTGACACTGATACATAAATGCAATACAGGTTCATATTTTTGAGTATGCACATAATAGAAGCAAAAGCCAAAAAACCATATGTGCAATTTCTCCATTTATTGCTAACACAACTctcaaaaaatcaaataacacaGTGCAGTCGTAGAACAAACCTTCCATAGTTACGATCATAATCTGGATCACTACGATCCTTTTCCCTATCTCTGAATATGGCAACTCGAGTAGAATTAATATCTCTACCGGTAGCACACTTTTCAGAATCAACCACGGGGGACTTGCTAGTTTCACTCTCTTCTTTGCCTATAAGAAAATTTTTCTCTTCTGTTGAAGCCTGGGACCGAGTATCATCTGAATCACAACCTCTAGAGCTACTAAAAATGCGTGCTCGTGCCCGATCGTATTCCTCCTTCCTCTCTTCCACACTTCTAAGAAGATTGTTTTTCTTTCCAACTTCATTGGATTCATTTAAACTGGTTCCATTTGGCCTAGGCCTAATGGCAATTTTTATCTGCTCAGGTTTATCATTTTCCAACTGTTTAGCAGGTATTTCAGACAAGCGGACCACAGGATACCTGCTTTCAGCTAACTTTCTGACCATAATCCTGGTTCCCTGACCATCTAAGCCATTGTCTTGGACCATTGTTTGCATGCCATAGTGCTGAGCAACACGATGTGCAGCCAGTCTGAGATATGAAGAAGGGAAATGCTGAAATTCAAAATGCTGCTGATCGGCATTATTCAGGAACCTTTGGATATCCAGCTCCATTCGCAAAACTACAGCAGTGAAACAAAATAGTAGgtgatgaaaaaggaaaatgtcaAGATGTACAATTACATATTGgatgaaaactaaaaacaaataacCCAAAACATAGCGAGAAAAAGATATTAGTGCGGGAAATTATAGTCATGACAAAAAGAATGATGACAACCACACGATCAAAAGAAAACCCCTATACTTTTCATTATTTCTCCTATATACTAATCCAATCGTCCTCTACCAACCAAATTAGGCTACCCAAGTACAGGGGAAACAACTCAATCTCAGGCTCGGTTCCTTTAGGAATAATCATGACCACAGATATCATGGACGCCAATGAAAAGAAAACGATACACTATTTTCAGAATTTGTGGCCCTTGGcattttatataacatttttgtaTGCTTCAGACTTCACTACATGTGTTGAATTATTATGACATTAAGATGGAAGTTAACAGTTTCAAATTATAACACTATGCTGTCTAAATTATTGAAAGCAAGATGATTACAACCTATTCCAGTATCATGTCACTTAAACCCTATTTCTACATAAGATTAAACCTTTGATAGGTAGGAGAAGTGCTACAATTAATTGGTCCATGGTGGGTGCTATCTTCCTAAACGCTCAAATTATATACATGCTAGTTCTACACTAAAATTGACTTCAATAACCTCAGAATTTAAAGCTTTTTTTACTATCATCCCAAATTAATCCATCAATATTTACATGAAGCCACACATATTTGACCTACATACATTCTCTCCTTCGGATTATGCAGTTTTCTGTACTGAGCATAGGATCATGATACATCAACAACGAAGCCTTATACTACTTCATGGGAATGGAATTATACCATCATGCCCTATTATCataaaccattttttctctAACATAAACGGGTACAATTCAACAACCTAGGAGTCCAAACGTCTCATTCCCATACCAACTCCTCATAATTGAACATCATATTCAGATTCGAAACTTCTAAGATAATCCCAATCATCCCAGATCTGACACAACAAAACCTACCCACaaccctaattttaaattaaggacaaaattgataaaaattgggTCATACCTATCCaaactaaagagaaaaaaaaaaaaaaacaaatccaCTTCAAGCTATAATTTTGATGCGTACCCATTAACCAGAacagagaaataaaaatagcaaaCAAAGAACTCAagcaaaagaaattcacaaacGATAAAAAAAGGTTCCGAAATTAAAAATTgagagaagaaaagggaaagagcACTGACTGGTGACACGATGACGAGGGTTCTGAAGCGCCTCAACCAAGAAAGGGTCAACCATTGACTCCTTATCTTTGAAAGCAGAAACGTCGCCGTTTGAGATAAAGGAGGAATCCATGGCGTCAAAAAGAAACCTCTTGTGACTgagagagataaaagaaaacgGCGGCTTCTAGAAGGTTCTGCCTTTTTTTGTGTTTCCTTCTGATATTGGtcagaaggaagaagaaaacgtGAAGGAGTTGTGCTTGTGGCCTGACATAGAGAAGAGATAGGGAAAAAGAGGCTCTTGGGTTTTTCTCCACCTCTCTCTCTGTTTCTCTCTCCAGCAATaaggagagaaagagaaattttagaaagaaacaacggaaaatatattatatatatataaagttacgCAAATCTTCGATGTGAAAATGACAGAGATAGAAAGAAAATCAGAAACAGGGCAAAATCTCCATTACTAGGGTTGGTGTTGTGGgtgtcaaaaacaaaatcattaaaaaaatatgttatctttttcttttttttcttttttttctttttctttttacacaaATCTATCTATTATCTAatgtaaatatgttattttagttttgtgtATCTTATCCTATAtcctatattttataaaaagattccTGTTATACACGGCGTGAATCGagatcttgttttttttttctaactaaattttaaaaaagtattaattcgtaaaattatataatatataagattgttacaataaatatatattttgttcaaatcaattaatgattaaatttcgtgttatatttttatttaagatgaTAAgtgatttatttgattttatgaaatatatttggTAATTGTTGtacctatttttaaaaaaaattgattgataaAATACATGTTATATCTATCCcatctaataaataaaataagttaagcgacacaatttaataatttaattaaagaatgTCCATTCAATTCTACTAACCTAAATCTAAAGTGAtgaaaagatattatatatttgatttttaaatattcatatattagtgatatatatatatatatatataaatcttgataatttaattcagttgcgatttttcttaatattatatatttatcaaatgTTTGGTATATTAGATAAggtattacattattattattttttcattaattattatatatatgtgctaagttgttatatttattgatattattttatattattttatattatcaatttttataataaatattatagttccataaacaatataaatatacatgatATTGTACTAGAAAATACACAAAAATCATACTCATATTATGTCCAATAGTCTCATGTCGAATGAGTTAAGGTCTAAGGTAGTTTGAATACTCCTTCTATCCTCTCAAACATCTTTTAAGGATAAAGAGGTTTTCAGATGAACAATCCCTTAAGCTCTCCATTGGGGATGACCAATCATTCTTTTTAAACCTCGACTATGGTTTATGTTAAAGCTGTCAAAACTTGTAACCCGGCTCGACTCGGCACGACCCACCaagggttggtcacttagtgagtcaacccaacccgacttATTTATAGACAAGCTGAAAAAATTCGAACTCGACCCAACTTACCACGGGTTGGTGAGTTAAATGGGTTGGCTCAttgactcatttaattataaatttttttaaaataaaaaaattacaatttttttaattcaaatctaaataaacattgcactaaaatgatattatactccaaagacaattcaaaataaataaaaaagtatcatACAATCCAGGTGTAATCCAAAAACATTGACAAAAGgcgaataaataagtttttaatattgatgtttttttatCGCTTGTCCATTTAcaatattagaatcttgaatagataaatt
This genomic interval from Vigna radiata var. radiata cultivar VC1973A chromosome 8, Vradiata_ver6, whole genome shotgun sequence contains the following:
- the LOC106769645 gene encoding R3H domain-containing protein 1, with amino-acid sequence MDSSFISNGDVSAFKDKESMVDPFLVEALQNPRHRVTILRMELDIQRFLNNADQQHFEFQHFPSSYLRLAAHRVAQHYGMQTMVQDNGLDGQGTRIMVRKLAESRYPVVRLSEIPAKQLENDKPEQIKIAIRPRPNGTSLNESNEVGKKNNLLRSVEERKEEYDRARARIFSSSRGCDSDDTRSQASTEEKNFLIGKEESETSKSPVVDSEKCATGRDINSTRVAIFRDREKDRSDPDYDRNYGRYARSIPPSSLNLIPFNLQQVQPPFTHYDTAFNQLSQMPPNQASIGYGPPSSPMMNPFGVTGLNQASSDVAYLQWPSASMMYAHSYDQFRHAIFQAPFGQRPLSFDYSQNY